Within the Acidobacteriota bacterium genome, the region GCAGACTGGCGCACTTCTGGCATCGTACGCAGCCCGATGGCTCACCCATCGCGCGTCTTCCTGGACGAGATAGCAGGAGCGGTCGCAATCAGTGCCGCGCAAAGCGCTGCCGTCGTGTCGCAGGTTTCAGCTCGGCTCGAGCGTTGGATCGCGGCAAAGGATCCTCCACGCCTCGTCATTCCGTCCCTGGCCGACCTCGCCGTGCATCGCGGCGGACATCTCTGGTGGCATCGCGGGCGCGTGGTGCCGCAGCGGGACGCGGTTGGCGCCATCGGGGGGCTGCTTGAGGCGCTGCTGCGGCAAGGGCCGGGTGGTCGTGCGCCGGCAGGGCTGCTTTACGTGGTCGCGCGCGCGACCGATCCGCGCCACTTGGCGCCCTTCGTGTCGCTTCAGGATCTTCGCGGCGCCGTCGCCCGGCACGCCCCGGAGCACGCCTCTTTCGCGATAGACGCGCTGCTGGCTGAGTACTTGATGGCGACGTCGGGCTGCAAACCACTCGGCGATGAGTCAACCACTTCCGACGTCCGGCGGCTGCGCCGCGCCGGTGGAGTGACCCTTCCGCGGATTTCAGAGGACACCGGCATTCCCCTCTCGCTCCTGCGCGAGCTGGAGTGGGGTGTGTTCGCCAACTGGGATCCGTCCTACGCGTCTGGAAGCCTGGAAGCGTACGCCGGGCGCGCCGGCCTGGACGCCGCCAAGGTCGCCGCGATTGTCCGTCGCGAGCGGGCCGCCGAGCAGGTCAGCCTGGTCCGTGTCGAACGAGCATCGCCACCGGTACCCCTGCGTGGGCCAAGGGGGCACGGCGTCGCGCCCTTCGCGCTCGCGGCGACCCTGCTCGCGGCCGTTGTCGTGACAGCGCCCGCCGATCGCCATGCGAAACCGTCTGCCTTCGCCGGGCCACCGCCTCCTCCCGCTCCGGTCTCGCTCCGGCCTGTGCCCACGACGCCGGTCAGCGACGACCCTGTGCGATCGGTCGTTGCGCCCGCATCCAACATCGCTACCACGCCCACTACACCGCCCGTGCGACCGCGATCGCGCACGGCGCCGAGGCGGCCATCGAACAGGGCGGCCGGCGCCACCACCCGTGGGCCTGCGCACACGGTACAGCCCCCGCGCCACGCGTTCACCCGCTTCGCCCACGCGCTTGCCGGAGACGGCCGGCATAAGGTCGAGCCGTTCCCGAAGGTGCAGCGTTAGTCTCGTTTCTGCCTTTTGCCTTTTACCTTCTTCTCAAACTCCCTCCTCTCCTCCTGCAACTTCAGGTAATGCGCCAATCGCCCGGCGGGCAGCTCGCCGCGCTCGACCGCCGCCCTGACGGCGCAACCCGGCTCCGCGCGGTGGCGACAGTCGCGGAAGCGGCATGCTGGCGCGAGCGCCTCGATGTCCTCGAATGTCTCGCTGACACCTTCCGATGCGTCCCAGAGCTGCAGCTCGCGCATTCCTGGCGTGTCGATCACCATCGCGCCGCCCGGCAGGAGCACCAGCTGCCGATGCCGCGTGGTGTGACGGCCGCGGCTGTCCGATTCGCGCACTTCCGCCGTCCTCAGCATCTCGCGGCCGACCAGCCGGTTGATGATCGTGGACTTCCCCACTCCCGACGAACCGAGGAGCGCGATGGTCCGGCCGGCCACAAGGAAGGATTCGAGTGCGTCCAGACCCTGTCCCGTCCTGGCGCTCGTGAGGTGCACCGGCGCGCCGCGCGCCGCCAGCCGTTCGGTCTCCCGCTGCTTTTCCGGGGCGTCAGGAACTTTGTCAGCCTTGTTCAGCAGCACCACGGGCTCTGCGCCGCTCTCCGACGACAGCACCAGGTAGCGTTCGAGCCGGCGCGGGTTGAAGTCGTCGTCGCAGCCCATGACGATGAAGACGGTGTCGATGTTGGCGGCGACGATCTGTTCGTCGGTCGTGAGTCCAGCGGTTTTTCGCGAGAAACGGCTCCTTCGCGGCAGCACGCCGTGGATCCGTGCCCGTCGGCCGTCTTCCTCCCACCGGTACGCGACCCAATCGCCGACCGCCGGAAACTCCTGTCTCTCACGCGCGCGGTGGCGGAAGCGGCCCGAGACGCGCGCGAGCGCCTCGCCGCGCTCCGTCATCAGCGTGTAGATGTGGGTATGCTCGAGGATGACGCGTGCGGGTGCGAGCCCCTGCTCGCCTAGGGGCGCAAAGAGTGATTCCCACCCGGGGTCCCAGCCGTACGGCACGAGCGGGCCGCGCTCGTGGCCTGACGGAGGA harbors:
- the rsgA gene encoding ribosome small subunit-dependent GTPase A encodes the protein MGTPPSGHERGPLVPYGWDPGWESLFAPLGEQGLAPARVILEHTHIYTLMTERGEALARVSGRFRHRARERQEFPAVGDWVAYRWEEDGRRARIHGVLPRRSRFSRKTAGLTTDEQIVAANIDTVFIVMGCDDDFNPRRLERYLVLSSESGAEPVVLLNKADKVPDAPEKQRETERLAARGAPVHLTSARTGQGLDALESFLVAGRTIALLGSSGVGKSTIINRLVGREMLRTAEVRESDSRGRHTTRHRQLVLLPGGAMVIDTPGMRELQLWDASEGVSETFEDIEALAPACRFRDCRHRAEPGCAVRAAVERGELPAGRLAHYLKLQEERREFEKKVKGKRQKRD
- a CDS encoding helix-turn-helix domain-containing protein yields the protein MSQVSARLERWIAAKDPPRLVIPSLADLAVHRGGHLWWHRGRVVPQRDAVGAIGGLLEALLRQGPGGRAPAGLLYVVARATDPRHLAPFVSLQDLRGAVARHAPEHASFAIDALLAEYLMATSGCKPLGDESTTSDVRRLRRAGGVTLPRISEDTGIPLSLLRELEWGVFANWDPSYASGSLEAYAGRAGLDAAKVAAIVRRERAAEQVSLVRVERASPPVPLRGPRGHGVAPFALAATLLAAVVVTAPADRHAKPSAFAGPPPPPAPVSLRPVPTTPVSDDPVRSVVAPASNIATTPTTPPVRPRSRTAPRRPSNRAAGATTRGPAHTVQPPRHAFTRFAHALAGDGRHKVEPFPKVQR